A window from Streptomyces subrutilus encodes these proteins:
- the glpK gene encoding glycerol kinase GlpK, whose translation MTSSTGPFIAAIDQGTTSSRCIVFDRDGRIVAVDQKEHEQIFPKPGWVEHDATEIWTNVQEVVAGAIAKAEITAADVKAVGITNQRETTVMWDRHTGEPVHNALVWQDTRTDALCKELGRNVGQDRFRRETGLPLASYFAGPKARWLLDNVEGLRERAEAGDILFGTMDSWVIWNLTGGAEGGVHVTDVTNASRTMLMNLHNLAWDERIAESMGVPTNVLPEIKSSAEVYGHVKDGVLAGVPVASALGDQQAALFGQTCFAEGEAKSTYGTGTFMLMNTGDQIINSYSGLLTTVGYRIGDQKPVYALEGSIAVTGSLVQWMRDQMGLIKSAAEIETLASSVEDNGGAYFVPAFSGLFAPYWRSDARGVIAGLTRYVTKAHIARAVLEATAWQTREITDAMTKDSGVELAALKVDGGMTSNNLLMQTLSDFLDAPVVRPMVAETTCLGAAYAAGLAVGFWPDTDALRANWRRAAEWTPRMSAEQRDREYKSWLKAVERSMGWVDDEDAS comes from the coding sequence ATGACCAGCAGCACCGGCCCCTTCATCGCCGCGATCGACCAGGGCACCACCTCCTCCCGCTGCATCGTCTTCGACCGCGACGGCCGCATCGTCGCCGTCGACCAGAAGGAGCACGAGCAGATCTTCCCGAAGCCGGGCTGGGTCGAGCACGACGCCACCGAGATCTGGACCAACGTCCAGGAGGTCGTCGCCGGGGCCATCGCCAAGGCCGAGATCACCGCCGCCGACGTCAAGGCCGTCGGCATCACCAACCAGCGCGAGACCACCGTGATGTGGGACCGCCACACCGGTGAGCCCGTGCACAACGCGCTCGTGTGGCAGGACACCCGTACCGACGCCCTGTGCAAGGAGCTCGGCCGCAACGTCGGCCAGGACCGCTTCCGCCGCGAGACCGGCCTGCCGCTGGCGAGCTACTTCGCCGGCCCGAAGGCCCGCTGGCTGCTCGACAACGTCGAGGGCCTGCGCGAGCGCGCCGAGGCGGGCGACATCCTCTTCGGCACCATGGACTCCTGGGTCATCTGGAACCTCACCGGCGGCGCCGAGGGCGGGGTGCACGTCACCGACGTCACCAACGCCTCGCGCACCATGCTGATGAACCTGCACAACCTGGCCTGGGACGAGCGCATCGCCGAGTCCATGGGCGTCCCGACCAACGTCCTCCCGGAGATCAAGTCCTCCGCCGAGGTCTACGGGCACGTCAAGGACGGCGTCCTCGCCGGCGTCCCGGTCGCCTCGGCCCTCGGCGACCAGCAGGCCGCGCTCTTCGGCCAGACCTGTTTCGCCGAGGGCGAGGCGAAGTCCACGTACGGCACCGGCACCTTCATGCTGATGAACACCGGTGACCAGATCATCAACTCCTACAGCGGCCTGCTGACCACCGTCGGCTACCGGATCGGCGACCAGAAGCCGGTCTACGCGCTGGAGGGGTCCATCGCGGTCACCGGCTCGCTCGTCCAGTGGATGCGCGACCAGATGGGCCTGATCAAGTCCGCGGCCGAGATCGAGACGCTGGCCTCCTCGGTCGAGGACAACGGCGGCGCGTACTTCGTGCCCGCCTTCTCCGGCCTCTTCGCCCCGTACTGGCGCTCCGACGCCCGCGGTGTGATCGCCGGCCTCACCCGGTACGTCACCAAGGCGCACATCGCCCGTGCCGTCCTGGAGGCCACCGCCTGGCAGACCCGCGAGATCACCGACGCCATGACCAAGGACTCGGGCGTCGAGCTCGCCGCCCTCAAGGTCGACGGCGGCATGACCTCCAACAACCTGCTGATGCAGACGCTCTCGGACTTCCTGGACGCCCCCGTGGTGCGCCCGATGGTCGCCGAGACCACCTGCCTCGGCGCCGCCTACGCCGCCGGCCTGGCCGTCGGCTTCTGGCCCGACACCGACGCCCTGCGCGCCAACTGGCGCCGCGCGGCGGAGTGGACCCCGCGGATGTCCGCCGAACAGCGGGACCGCGAGTACAAGAGCTGGCTCAAGGCCGTCGAGCGGTCCATGGGCTGGGTCGACGACGAAGACGCCAGCTGA
- a CDS encoding MIP/aquaporin family protein has protein sequence MSSSDIFIGETIGTALLTLLGGGVCAAVTLKSSKARNAGWLVIAFGWGFAVMIAAYVSAPLSGAHLNPAVTVGIAVKTGAWGDVPVYFAGQLLGAMLGAVLMWATYYGQFRAHLADPEHIRDATLGPEDPHPHDTAGPVLGIFSTGPEIRNTVQNLVTEIIGTFVLVLAILTQGLQDDGKGLGVIGVLITSFVVVGIGLSLGGPTGYAINPVRDLGPRIVHSLLPLPHKGGSDWGYSWIPVVGPLAGAALAGGLYNIAFA, from the coding sequence GTGTCCAGCTCCGACATCTTCATCGGCGAGACCATCGGTACCGCCCTGCTCACCCTGCTCGGCGGTGGCGTCTGCGCCGCCGTCACGCTGAAGAGCTCCAAGGCCCGCAACGCGGGCTGGCTCGTGATCGCCTTCGGCTGGGGTTTCGCCGTCATGATCGCCGCGTACGTCTCCGCACCGCTCTCCGGCGCGCACCTCAACCCGGCCGTCACCGTCGGCATAGCCGTCAAGACCGGCGCGTGGGGGGACGTGCCGGTCTACTTCGCGGGCCAGCTGCTCGGCGCCATGCTGGGCGCGGTCCTGATGTGGGCGACGTACTACGGCCAGTTCCGGGCCCACCTCGCCGACCCGGAGCACATCCGCGACGCCACGCTCGGCCCGGAGGACCCGCACCCGCACGACACGGCGGGCCCGGTGCTCGGGATCTTCTCCACCGGCCCCGAGATCCGCAACACCGTCCAGAACCTCGTCACCGAGATCATCGGCACCTTCGTCCTGGTCCTGGCCATCCTGACCCAGGGGCTCCAGGACGACGGCAAGGGCCTGGGCGTCATCGGCGTCCTGATCACCTCGTTCGTGGTCGTCGGCATCGGCCTCTCGCTCGGCGGTCCGACCGGCTACGCCATCAACCCGGTCCGCGACCTCGGCCCCCGCATCGTCCACTCCCTGCTGCCGCTTCCGCACAAGGGCGGCTCCGACTGGGGATACTCCTGGATCCCGGTGGTCGGCCCGCTCGCCGGTGCCGCCCTCGCCGGTGGTCTGTACAACATCGCGTTCGCCTGA
- a CDS encoding IclR family transcriptional regulator, with amino-acid sequence MARNIQSLERAAAMLRLLAGGERRLGLSDVASSLGLAKGTAHGILRTLQAEGFVEQDPASGRYQLGAELLRLGNSYLDVHELRARALVWTDDLARASGESVYVGVLHKSGVLIMHHVFRPDDSRQVLEVGAMQPLHSTALGKVLSAYDPVAHTQVVEVEREAFTPRTVTDAAGFEEVLALTRARGWASDVEETWDGVASVAAPIHDRRRMPVGAVAVAGAVERVCGESREPRGTLVASVRDCARAVSRDLGAGRF; translated from the coding sequence ATGGCACGGAACATCCAGTCGCTCGAACGAGCCGCTGCGATGCTGCGGCTCCTGGCCGGCGGGGAACGCCGGCTGGGCCTGTCGGACGTGGCCTCCTCCCTCGGCCTGGCCAAGGGGACGGCGCACGGCATCCTGCGCACCCTGCAGGCCGAGGGCTTCGTGGAGCAGGACCCGGCCTCCGGCCGCTACCAGCTCGGCGCGGAGCTGCTGCGCCTGGGCAACAGCTACCTCGACGTGCACGAGCTGCGCGCCCGCGCCCTGGTCTGGACGGACGATTTGGCCCGGGCCAGCGGCGAGAGCGTCTACGTGGGCGTGCTGCACAAGAGCGGGGTGCTGATCATGCACCACGTGTTCCGGCCGGACGACAGCCGCCAGGTGCTGGAGGTCGGGGCGATGCAGCCGCTGCACTCGACCGCGCTGGGCAAGGTGCTGTCGGCGTACGACCCGGTCGCGCACACCCAGGTGGTGGAGGTGGAGCGGGAGGCGTTCACGCCGCGGACGGTGACCGACGCCGCCGGCTTCGAGGAGGTCCTCGCCCTGACCCGGGCGCGCGGCTGGGCGTCCGACGTCGAGGAGACCTGGGACGGCGTCGCCTCCGTCGCCGCCCCCATCCACGACCGGCGCCGGATGCCGGTCGGCGCGGTGGCGGTCGCGGGCGCCGTGGAGCGGGTCTGCGGGGAGTCCCGGGAGCCGCGCGGCACGCTCGTGGCGTCCGTGCGGGACTGCGCGCGGGCCGTTTCACGCGATCTCGGCGCAGGCCGGTTCTAG
- the metH gene encoding methionine synthase, with amino-acid sequence MASLPNPPADTQTRADALREALATRVVVADGAMGTMLQEQDPTLEDFQQLEGCNEVLNVTRPDIVRTVHEAYFSVGVDCVETNTFGANFAALAEYDIPERNFELSQAGARIAREVADEFTVSTGRQRWVLGSMGPGTKLPTLGHIGYARIRDAYQVNAEGLIAGGADALLVETTQDLLQTKSSIVGAHRAMAALGVSVPLICSVTVETTGTMLLGSEIGAALTALEPLGIDMIGLNCATGPAEMSEHLRYLARNARIPLSCMPNAGLPVLTKDGAHYPLGAPELADAQEGFVREYGLSLVGGCCGTTPEHLRQVVERVRGKEIVSRSPQPEPGAASLYQTVPFRQDTSYMAIGERTNANGSKKFREAMLEARWDDCVEMVRDQIREGAHMLDLCVDYVGRDGVADMTELAGRFATASTLPIVLDSTEVPVIQAGLEKLGGRAVINSVNYEDGDGPESRFAKVTSLAREHGAALIALTIDEEGQARSVEHKVAIAQRLIGDLTGNWGIRESDILIDTLTFTICTGQEESRKDGIATIEAIRELKRRHPDVQTTLGLSNISFGLNPAARILLNSVFLDECVKAGLDSAIVHASKILPIARFDEEQVTTALDLIYDRRAEGYDPLQKLMALFEGVNTKSLKAGRAEELLALPLEERLRRRIIDGEKNGLDADLAEALETRPALDIVNDTLLEGMKVVGELFGSGQMQLPFVLQSAEVMKTAVAYLEPHMEKTDADGKGTIVLATVRGDVHDIGKNLVDIILTNNGYNVVNIGIKQPVSAILEAAQEHRADVIGMSGLLVKSTVIMKENLQELNQRKLAADYPVILGGAALTRAYVEQDLHEIYEGEVRYARDAFEGLRLMDALIAVKRGVPGATLPELKQRRVAKRAAPALQVEEPEEPGGRSDTAVDNPVPTPPFWGTRVVKGIPLKDYASWLDEGALFKGQWGLKQARAGGATYEELVESEGRPRLRGLLDKLHTENLLEAAVVYGYFPCVSKDEDLIILDEQGNERTRFTFPRQRRGRRLCLADFFRPEESGETDVVGLQVVTVGSKIGEATARLFEADAYREYLELHGLSVQLAEAMAEYWHARVRSELGFAGEDPAQVEDMFDLKYRGARFSLGYGACPDLEDRAKIADLLQPERIGVHLSEEFQLHPEQSTDAIVIHHPEAKYFNAR; translated from the coding sequence ATGGCCTCGTTGCCGAATCCGCCCGCTGACACCCAGACCCGGGCCGATGCCCTTCGGGAGGCGCTGGCCACTCGGGTGGTGGTCGCCGACGGGGCGATGGGGACGATGTTGCAGGAGCAGGATCCGACGTTGGAGGACTTCCAGCAGTTGGAGGGCTGCAACGAGGTGTTGAACGTGACGCGGCCGGACATCGTGCGCACGGTCCACGAGGCGTATTTCTCGGTGGGTGTGGACTGTGTGGAGACGAACACGTTCGGTGCGAATTTCGCGGCGTTGGCGGAGTATGACATTCCGGAGCGGAATTTCGAGCTGTCGCAGGCGGGTGCGCGGATCGCGCGGGAGGTTGCGGACGAGTTCACGGTGTCGACGGGGCGGCAGCGGTGGGTGCTGGGGTCGATGGGTCCGGGGACGAAGCTGCCGACGTTGGGCCATATCGGCTACGCGAGGATCCGTGATGCGTATCAGGTCAATGCGGAGGGTCTGATCGCGGGTGGTGCGGATGCGCTGCTGGTGGAGACGACGCAGGACTTGTTGCAGACGAAGTCGTCGATTGTCGGTGCGCATCGGGCGATGGCGGCGTTGGGTGTGTCGGTGCCGTTGATCTGCTCGGTGACGGTGGAGACGACGGGCACGATGTTGTTGGGGTCGGAGATCGGTGCGGCGTTGACGGCGTTGGAGCCGTTGGGCATCGACATGATCGGTTTGAACTGTGCGACGGGTCCGGCGGAGATGAGCGAGCATCTGCGCTATCTGGCGCGCAATGCCCGCATCCCGCTCTCGTGCATGCCCAATGCCGGCCTGCCGGTCCTGACGAAGGACGGGGCGCATTATCCGCTGGGTGCTCCGGAGCTCGCGGACGCCCAGGAGGGTTTCGTCCGGGAGTACGGGCTGTCGCTGGTCGGCGGGTGTTGCGGTACGACGCCGGAGCACTTGCGGCAGGTGGTGGAGCGGGTGCGGGGCAAGGAGATCGTGTCGCGGTCGCCGCAGCCGGAGCCGGGTGCCGCCTCCCTGTACCAGACGGTGCCGTTCCGGCAGGACACCTCGTACATGGCGATCGGTGAGCGGACGAACGCGAACGGGTCGAAGAAGTTCCGCGAGGCGATGTTGGAGGCCCGCTGGGACGACTGTGTGGAGATGGTGCGCGACCAGATCCGTGAGGGCGCGCACATGCTCGACCTGTGCGTGGACTACGTGGGCCGTGACGGTGTCGCGGACATGACCGAACTCGCCGGCCGGTTCGCGACCGCCTCCACCCTGCCCATCGTGCTGGACTCCACCGAGGTCCCGGTCATCCAGGCGGGTCTGGAGAAGTTGGGCGGCCGGGCGGTCATCAACTCGGTGAACTATGAGGACGGGGACGGTCCGGAGTCGCGTTTCGCGAAGGTGACGTCGCTGGCGCGGGAGCACGGTGCCGCGTTGATCGCGTTGACGATCGACGAGGAGGGGCAGGCGCGGAGCGTCGAGCACAAGGTGGCGATCGCGCAGCGGTTGATCGGGGACCTGACGGGGAACTGGGGGATCCGCGAGTCGGACATCCTCATCGACACGTTGACGTTCACGATCTGCACGGGGCAGGAGGAGTCCCGCAAGGACGGGATCGCGACGATCGAGGCGATCCGTGAACTGAAGCGGCGTCACCCGGACGTGCAGACGACCCTGGGCCTGTCGAACATCTCGTTCGGTCTGAACCCCGCCGCCCGCATCCTCCTGAACTCCGTCTTCCTCGACGAGTGTGTGAAGGCGGGTCTGGATTCGGCGATCGTCCATGCGAGCAAGATCCTGCCGATCGCCCGTTTCGACGAGGAGCAGGTGACCACCGCTCTGGATCTGATCTACGACCGGCGTGCGGAGGGCTACGACCCGCTGCAGAAGCTGATGGCCCTGTTCGAGGGTGTGAACACGAAGTCGTTGAAGGCCGGCCGGGCCGAGGAACTCCTCGCCCTGCCCCTGGAGGAGCGGTTGCGGCGGCGGATCATCGACGGGGAGAAGAACGGTCTGGACGCGGACCTGGCGGAGGCGTTGGAGACGCGTCCGGCGCTGGACATCGTCAACGACACCCTGCTGGAGGGGATGAAGGTCGTCGGTGAGTTGTTCGGTTCGGGTCAGATGCAGTTGCCGTTCGTGCTGCAGTCCGCCGAGGTGATGAAGACCGCGGTGGCCTATCTGGAGCCGCACATGGAGAAGACGGACGCGGACGGGAAGGGCACGATCGTGCTGGCCACGGTCCGTGGCGACGTCCATGACATCGGCAAGAACCTCGTCGACATCATCCTGACGAACAACGGCTACAACGTGGTCAACATCGGCATCAAGCAGCCGGTCTCGGCGATCCTGGAAGCGGCGCAGGAGCACCGGGCGGACGTGATCGGCATGTCCGGCCTCCTGGTCAAGTCGACCGTGATCATGAAGGAGAACCTCCAGGAGCTCAACCAGCGCAAGCTGGCCGCCGACTACCCCGTCATCCTCGGCGGCGCCGCCCTCACCCGCGCCTACGTCGAACAGGACCTCCACGAAATCTACGAAGGCGAAGTCCGCTACGCCCGCGACGCCTTCGAAGGCCTGCGCCTCATGGACGCCCTCATCGCCGTGAAGCGCGGCGTCCCGGGCGCCACGCTGCCCGAGCTCAAGCAGCGCCGCGTCGCCAAGCGCGCCGCCCCCGCCCTCCAGGTGGAGGAGCCGGAGGAGCCCGGCGGCCGCTCGGACACCGCCGTCGACAACCCGGTGCCCACTCCGCCGTTCTGGGGCACCCGCGTCGTCAAGGGCATCCCGCTCAAGGACTACGCCTCCTGGCTCGACGAAGGCGCCCTCTTCAAGGGCCAGTGGGGCCTCAAGCAGGCCCGTGCGGGCGGGGCGACGTACGAGGAGCTCGTCGAGAGCGAGGGCCGTCCGCGCCTGCGCGGTCTCCTGGACAAGCTGCACACGGAGAACCTGCTGGAGGCGGCCGTGGTCTACGGCTACTTCCCGTGCGTGTCCAAGGACGAGGACCTGATCATCCTCGACGAGCAGGGCAACGAGCGGACCCGCTTCACCTTCCCCCGCCAGCGCCGCGGCCGCCGCCTGTGCCTCGCCGACTTCTTCCGCCCCGAGGAATCCGGCGAAACCGATGTCGTCGGCCTCCAGGTCGTCACCGTCGGCTCGAAGATCGGCGAAGCCACCGCCAGACTCTTCGAGGCCGACGCCTACCGCGAGTACCTGGAGCTCCACGGCCTCTCCGTCCAGCTCGCCGAGGCCATGGCCGAGTACTGGCACGCCCGCGTCCGCTCCGAGCTCGGCTTCGCCGGCGAGGACCCCGCCCAGGTCGAGGACATGTTCGACCTCAAGTACCGCGGCGCCCGCTTCTCCCTCGGCTACGGAGCCTGCCCCGACCTGGAGGACCGCGCCAAGATCGCCGACCTCCTCCAGCCCGAGCGGATCGGCGTCCACCTCTCCGAGGAGTTCCAGCTCCACCCCGAACAGTCCACCGACGCCATCGTCATCCACCACCCCGAAGCGAAGTACTTCAACGCACGCTGA
- a CDS encoding HAD family hydrolase, producing the protein MTSTVPTAVARTADGSALQAVLLDMDGTLVDTEGFWWEIEAEIFRELGHLLDDSWRDVVVGGPMSRSAAFLIESTGAAIELAELSVLLNERFEARIADQVPLMPGAERLLSELARHNVPTALVSASHRRVIDQVLLTLGRDRFTMTVAGDEVPRTKPHPDPYLFAARSLGAHPSRCAVIEDTATGVAAAEAAGCRVVAIPSVGLIAPAPGRTVVRSLEDVDLAFLRSLITPMN; encoded by the coding sequence ATGACGAGTACCGTTCCCACCGCCGTCGCCCGTACGGCCGACGGCTCGGCCCTCCAGGCGGTGCTGCTCGACATGGACGGCACCCTCGTCGACACGGAGGGCTTCTGGTGGGAGATCGAAGCCGAGATCTTCCGCGAGCTCGGCCACCTGCTCGACGACTCCTGGCGCGACGTGGTCGTCGGCGGCCCCATGAGCCGCAGCGCGGCCTTCCTCATCGAGTCCACCGGCGCCGCCATCGAGCTCGCCGAGCTCAGCGTCCTGCTCAACGAGCGCTTCGAGGCGCGCATCGCCGACCAGGTGCCGCTCATGCCCGGCGCGGAGCGGCTGCTGTCCGAGCTGGCCCGGCACAACGTGCCCACCGCCCTGGTCTCCGCCTCCCACCGCCGGGTCATCGACCAGGTCCTGCTCACGCTCGGTCGCGACCGCTTCACGATGACCGTGGCCGGCGACGAGGTGCCGCGCACCAAGCCGCACCCCGATCCCTACCTGTTCGCCGCCCGGTCGCTCGGAGCCCATCCCTCGCGGTGCGCGGTCATCGAGGACACCGCCACCGGAGTGGCCGCCGCCGAGGCCGCCGGCTGCCGCGTCGTGGCCATCCCCTCGGTCGGCCTCATCGCGCCCGCGCCCGGGCGCACCGTCGTCCGCTCATTGGAGGACGTGGACCTGGCGTTCCTGCGCTCCCTGATCACCCCCATGAACTGA
- a CDS encoding ABC transporter substrate-binding protein, protein MNRKTMVLTAAAGLLTPALTACGSASGGGAGSGAIVVGTTDRFEAADFAPAPFDPAHAYDAGAWNVLRQTVQTLMHTPRGGGQPVPEAASDCRFTDTGNESYRCTLRPGLQFAGGDPLTAKDVKFSIDRVLAIKDENGPSSLLSTLDTVEAKGADTVVFHLKTADATFPYKLSTPAAGIVSEKHYAARGLRSGFEIDGSGPYTMKPEVKNNQLVRAVFTRNPRYKGDLKLQNDKVELRTFADSAAMGRALTDGSVQMVSRTLSPAQITEFADKPPKGVKLVPLPGLEIRYLGFNTNAPVVKEKAVRQALAAAVDRNAVISKVYGKAVTPLYSLVPASVPGHVNSFFSKYGEANTAKAQGLLKDAGIKTPVKLTLNYTKDHYGDGTAAEFEALKTQLNATQLFDVTVQGSDWADFRPAQKRGDHAAYGLGWFPDYPDADNFLAPFLEQDNFLGTPYANAGVRTRLIPESRRAVDRGVALPAITEMQDIVAEDVPVLPLWQGKQYVAARDGITGAEWSVNAISDLQLWELGRGVSG, encoded by the coding sequence ATGAACCGCAAGACCATGGTGCTGACGGCCGCGGCCGGACTGCTCACCCCCGCGCTCACCGCATGCGGCAGCGCGAGCGGCGGAGGAGCAGGCTCCGGAGCGATCGTCGTCGGGACCACCGACCGGTTCGAGGCGGCCGACTTCGCCCCGGCACCGTTCGACCCGGCCCACGCCTACGACGCCGGAGCCTGGAACGTCCTGCGCCAGACCGTGCAGACCCTGATGCACACCCCGCGCGGCGGCGGCCAGCCCGTCCCCGAGGCCGCCTCCGACTGCCGCTTCACCGACACCGGCAACGAGAGCTACCGCTGCACCCTGCGCCCGGGCCTGCAGTTCGCCGGCGGCGACCCGCTCACCGCCAAGGACGTCAAGTTCTCCATCGACCGGGTCCTCGCCATCAAGGACGAGAACGGCCCCTCGTCCCTGCTCTCCACCCTCGACACCGTCGAGGCCAAGGGCGCCGACACCGTCGTCTTCCACCTGAAGACCGCCGACGCGACCTTCCCGTACAAGCTCTCCACCCCCGCCGCGGGCATCGTCAGCGAGAAGCACTACGCCGCCCGCGGCCTGCGCTCCGGCTTCGAGATCGACGGCTCGGGCCCGTACACCATGAAGCCCGAGGTCAAGAACAACCAGCTGGTCCGCGCGGTCTTCACCAGGAACCCCCGCTACAAGGGCGACCTGAAGCTCCAGAACGACAAGGTCGAGCTCCGCACCTTCGCGGACTCCGCCGCCATGGGCCGGGCCCTCACCGACGGCTCCGTCCAGATGGTCTCCCGCACCCTGTCGCCCGCCCAGATCACCGAGTTCGCCGACAAGCCGCCCAAGGGCGTCAAGCTGGTCCCGCTGCCCGGCCTGGAGATCCGCTACCTCGGCTTCAACACCAACGCGCCCGTCGTGAAGGAGAAGGCCGTACGCCAGGCCCTCGCCGCCGCGGTCGACCGCAACGCGGTCATCTCCAAGGTCTACGGCAAGGCGGTCACGCCCCTCTACTCGCTGGTCCCCGCCTCCGTCCCGGGCCACGTCAACTCCTTCTTCAGCAAGTACGGCGAGGCCAACACCGCCAAGGCCCAGGGCCTGCTGAAGGACGCCGGCATCAAGACCCCGGTGAAGCTCACCCTGAACTACACCAAGGACCACTACGGCGACGGCACCGCGGCCGAGTTCGAAGCCCTCAAGACCCAGCTGAACGCGACCCAGCTCTTCGACGTCACCGTCCAGGGCAGCGACTGGGCCGACTTCCGCCCCGCGCAGAAGAGGGGCGACCACGCGGCCTACGGCCTCGGCTGGTTCCCCGACTACCCGGACGCCGACAACTTCCTCGCCCCGTTCCTGGAGCAGGACAACTTCCTGGGCACGCCGTACGCCAACGCCGGGGTCCGCACCAGGCTCATCCCCGAGTCCAGACGGGCGGTCGACCGCGGCGTCGCCCTCCCCGCGATCACGGAGATGCAGGACATCGTCGCCGAGGACGTGCCCGTCCTGCCCCTGTGGCAGGGCAAGCAGTACGTCGCCGCACGCGACGGGATCACCGGAGCGGAGTGGTCGGTCAACGCCATCTCCGACCTCCAGCTGTGGGAGCTCGGCCGGGGCGTCAGCGGCTGA
- a CDS encoding ABC transporter substrate-binding protein, with protein MRRNQWLAAPLGAATAAALLSGCGAADGSNAGSGKGVVMGISDKVKATDPASGYDPGSWLLFNNVYQSLLSFPKGGTTPEPDAAQSCAFEGADSKVYKCTLRSGLKFSNGNSLTSKDVKYSFDRTLKINDDDGPAVMLASIAGIDAPDDKTVVFRLKTSDATFPSKIASGAGAIVDHREYPADKLRTDDKAIGSGVYKLDSFSDKSASFSVNPSYSGKAKAKNTGVTLKFFNGDQAALKAVLESGDVDFAFRGLAAKDIAGLAASKTGDSKVDVVQGTGAEVEHMVFNVHDPVVGKLPVRKAIAYLVDREALVKDVYAGTASPLYSIVPAGIAGHTTPFFDRYGGTPQPEKAKAVLKAGGVTGKVKVTLYSTPSRYGPSTDQQFQVIAKQLNDSGLFEADMKSVDYDQYEKDIAAGKYGIYIKGWVPDYPDADNFTQPFFGPGNVLQNNYENKEINGTIIPSTSAKADRTAANVDYDRLQDIVADEVPLLPLWQGKQYAVTRENVNGLQWSLDASTVFRFWEISKG; from the coding sequence ATGAGACGTAACCAGTGGTTGGCGGCCCCGCTCGGCGCGGCCACCGCCGCCGCGCTGCTCAGCGGTTGCGGTGCGGCCGACGGCTCCAACGCCGGCAGCGGCAAGGGCGTGGTCATGGGCATATCCGACAAGGTCAAGGCCACCGACCCCGCGTCCGGCTACGACCCCGGCTCCTGGCTGCTCTTCAACAACGTCTACCAGTCGCTGCTCAGCTTCCCCAAGGGCGGCACCACGCCCGAGCCCGACGCCGCGCAGTCCTGCGCCTTCGAGGGCGCCGACAGCAAGGTGTACAAGTGCACCCTGCGCAGCGGCCTGAAGTTCAGCAACGGCAACAGCCTCACCTCGAAGGACGTCAAGTACTCCTTCGACCGCACGCTGAAGATCAACGACGACGACGGCCCGGCCGTCATGCTCGCGTCGATCGCCGGCATCGACGCCCCCGACGACAAGACCGTCGTCTTCCGCCTGAAGACCTCCGACGCGACCTTCCCCAGCAAGATCGCCTCGGGCGCGGGCGCCATCGTCGACCACCGCGAGTACCCGGCGGACAAGCTGCGCACCGACGACAAGGCGATCGGCTCCGGCGTCTACAAGCTGGACTCCTTCAGCGACAAGAGCGCCTCCTTCTCGGTCAACCCGTCCTACAGCGGCAAGGCCAAGGCCAAGAACACCGGCGTCACCCTCAAGTTCTTCAACGGAGACCAGGCCGCCCTGAAGGCCGTCCTGGAGAGCGGCGACGTGGACTTCGCCTTCCGCGGACTCGCCGCCAAGGACATCGCCGGCCTCGCCGCGAGCAAGACCGGCGACAGCAAGGTCGACGTCGTCCAGGGCACCGGCGCCGAGGTCGAGCACATGGTCTTCAACGTGCACGACCCCGTCGTCGGCAAGCTCCCCGTCCGCAAGGCCATCGCGTACCTCGTGGACCGCGAGGCGCTCGTCAAGGACGTCTACGCCGGCACCGCCTCCCCGCTCTACTCGATCGTCCCGGCCGGCATCGCCGGACACACCACGCCGTTCTTCGACCGCTACGGCGGCACCCCCCAGCCGGAGAAGGCCAAGGCGGTGCTCAAGGCCGGCGGCGTCACGGGCAAGGTCAAGGTGACCCTGTACTCCACGCCGTCGCGCTACGGGCCCTCCACCGACCAGCAGTTCCAGGTCATCGCCAAGCAGCTCAACGACAGCGGGCTGTTCGAGGCCGACATGAAGTCCGTCGACTACGACCAGTACGAGAAGGACATCGCGGCCGGCAAGTACGGCATCTACATCAAGGGCTGGGTACCGGACTACCCGGACGCCGACAACTTCACCCAGCCGTTCTTCGGCCCGGGCAACGTGCTCCAGAACAACTACGAGAACAAGGAGATCAACGGGACGATCATCCCGTCGACCTCCGCCAAGGCCGACCGTACGGCGGCCAACGTGGACTACGACCGTCTCCAGGACATCGTCGCCGACGAGGTACCGCTGCTGCCCCTGTGGCAGGGCAAGCAGTACGCCGTCACCCGCGAGAACGTCAACGGCCTTCAGTGGTCCCTCGACGCCTCCACCGTGTTCCGCTTCTGGGAGATCAGCAAGGGCTGA